A region of the Leptospiraceae bacterium genome:
ATTGTGAAGCCAATCAAAGATTCAATCTTACAAAATGTAAATACATTTGCCATCGCAGCAAAGAATTTGCCAGGAATAGAAAATTTTCGCGCACCCGATGGAGGGCTTGTTAGTTTTGTGAAATTAGCAACAGGAATTTCCTCAGAAATCTATGCAGACTTATTATTAAAGCAGTGCGACATATTCGTATTACCCGGAAGTAATTTTGAAAGAGAAGGATTTATTCGTGTTGGTTTCGGTGAAACGCCAGGAAGATTTTTTGCAGGAATTGAGAGATGGAAAGATTTAAAGATTACCACCGATGGACAACGAGTGCACCGATAAAAGATACGATTAATGTTAAATATTTTTAGTTACTCACCTTACGCAAGGTGAGTGCCAGCGTTCCCAGCGCTGAGGGTGGGGTTTACACCTAACGGTGGGTTTGCTGCCGCAGGCTATTTTATTAGATTTACCTAATATTCTTGATTGCATTAAAAAACCCATTGTTTTATTCTCTTGCGTAAGGTGAGTTAGTTATATTTGTATTGAGATCGTTTTTTATTGTTTATTTATCCGTGTTCATCGGTGGTAATCTTTGAAGAGTTTACTATTGAACAGTTTCGGGGATGACGCTTGTGCTAATAAAATTAATTTCTAATTGCCAATGAGGGCTTACTCTAAAAACTAGAATACAAATTTACTTTAGAGTAATAGTTATGAATGAAAAAGTCCAATTAATTACGGAAGAATTGTTTTCATCCGTTTCCGAAAAAGCAAAACTAAGTCAACGAAAAAGATCCAATCACAATTTTCATGAGCTAACAGAGGTTTACCAAAGATTCCTAAATGTATTAGTAAAAGGCACTTATGTTCAACCGCATAAACATGAGAATCCGCCAAAGCCAGAAACATTTATCGCTTTAAAGGGAAAACTTGGTTTCCTGATTTTTGATGAGACAGGAAGCATTACCGGAAAATACTTATTATCCGATGATGGACCTATTCGAGGAATTGACATTCAACCGGGAGTCTGGCATAGTTTAGTGACACTCAGCGATGTATGTGTTTGCTTTGAAGGTAAATCAGGACCTTATGATCCGAAAGAAGATAAATTTTTTGCAACTTGGGCACCTACTGAAGCGGATGACGCTCGTTTTGCGACAATAGAAAAATGGGAGAAATTATTTTTATGATAGATAGATACAGCAATCCAGAAATATCCAAAATTTGGAGTCTCGAAAATAAATTTGAGATTTGGAAAGACATTGAAATTCTAGCCTGCGAAGCAAGAATGAATCGCGGAGAAATTCCAGAAGCAGATTTCAACGAAATTAAAACAAAAGCAAAGTTTAAAGTAGATGAAATTCTAAAATTAGAAGAAACGTTACAGCACGATGTAATTGCATTCTTAACAAACCTAGGTTCTTATATCGGACCTGCATCGAGACATGTTCATCACGGACTCACTTCGTCTGACATCGGCGACACCGCATTATGCGTTCAAATGAAACAGGCAATTGAAATCATCATCAATCGTGTTGAAACGTTACTCGAAACAGTAAAAGAAAAAGCGATCCAAGAAAAAGATTCTCCTTGCATGGGACGCTCTCATGGAATCCACGCGGAGCCAATGACTCTTGGATTAAAATTTGCACTCTTCTTTGCAGAGATGCAACGAAATCTAGAAAGACTCAAACAAGCGCACAAAGAAATCTCTGTTGGAAAATTTTCCGGAGCGGTAGGCACTTACTCGAATATAGATCCAGCAATTGAAGAATTTGTTTGCACAAAATTGGGATTAGCCGTTGACCCAATAACAACTCAAGTCATTACTCGTGACCGCCATGCATTTTACCTTTCTATTCTAGGGCTAACAGCTTCTAGCCTCGACAGGATGGCGACAGAAATTCGACTCTTACAAAAGACAGAAGGGAGAGAAGTAGAAGAACCTTTTTCTAAAGGTCAAAAAGGCTCATCCGCAATGCCGCATAAACGCAATCCAGTTATTTGCGAGCGCATAAGTGGGATAGCGAGAGTTATCCGCTCGAATGTAAATGTTGGATTCCAGGACATGCAACTCTGGCATGAGAGAGACATATCCCATTCTTCCGCAGAGAGAATTGTATTGCCTGATTCAACAATCGCTCTCGATTACATACTAGATAAGATGAATTTTGTAATTAAGAATTTGCATATTTATCCAGATGCAAGCGAGCGGGTTCTTGGTATTACCCGCGGTCTTATTTTTTCACAGAAGCTCATGCTTGCAATGATCGAGCGTGGTGGAATTTCCCGTGAGAAAGCTTATGAGAAAGTCCAATCCCATGCAATGGCGGTTTGGGCAAATCAAAATGAAACAATGAAATCGCGTCTTCTAGCTGATAGCGAAGTAAATCAAGTATTAACCGCAAAAGTGTTAGATGAAATTTGCGATATAAAACCATACCTTGCACGAATTGATGTCATTTATAAAAGACTAGGCTTGGTATAATCAAGAATGGCTTTGAAATACTATTTCAAAGCCATTTCTGTTTTTTGAAATAATAAATCATTCCAAAGAGTGTAGTAATCATTATCCCCCAGACAACAAAATATCCATATTGCCACTTAAGCTCTGGCATATTTTCAAAGTTCATTCCATAGACTCCAACAATGAATGTCAACGGAATAAAAATTGTCGCAACCGTTGTTAAAACTTTCATCGTTTCATTCATCTTTTGACTCAAAGAAGAGAAGTAAATATTCGTTAGACTCTCTAGCGCGGTATACGTTGCATTTGCCTCTTCGATTGCGTTGCTACAACTATTTGTTAGATCTCTAAAGTATTTTCGATTTCCAACATTGATAAAATGAGTTCGATCCTGTAAAATATTAGTAAGCGCTTCCTTAAATGGGGCAAGGGATTTTTTTATTTTACTCACATTCTTTTTATTCTTTTCTATCAATAACAAAGTAGATTGTTTCGGGTTTGTTAAGGTTTGTTTTTCAATTAATGCTACTTCTTTATTGATTGAATCAAGAGTTTCAAAATAATTATCTAATATGGCGTCGAGCAATTGAAACAAAAGAAAATCACATTCTCGTTTTCTTACCAGACCAAGGCTATCACGCATTCTCTGTCTAATATAATTAAAATGATCTCCAACTTTTTCTTGAAAAGATACTAAATAATTTTTGCTAAGAACGAACGATAGCTGCTCGATATCAAGCCTATCAAACTCATCCAATAAAATGGATTTTATGCTAAAGAAGATATAATTGTCGTAATCCTCCATCTTCGGACGTTGCGTTGTATCAACTACCTGTCCAACAGTGAGACTTTCTAATTTAAGTGTATCAGCTATTGCTTCGATTAATGCAACATCGTGAATACCGTGAAGATTTAGCCAGTGATTATTGGATAAATTATTTGTATCAACTAATTTATAATCAGTGATTTCCGCTGTTTCTGTGCAAGTGTTTTCATTATAAGTAAACAGTTGCAACTTAACTTCTTCAACTTTCTTCTCTCCGATGAAGGTAAATTCTGTTTTGCCTTTAGCCTCACTTTTTAACTTTGAATAGGACTTAAAATTAATCCCTGTAATGCTTTCGGTCATCTCTGACAAAGAACGCAGACTTTTCATTAAAACTTCGTCTGGATTTTTCAAAGCCTGCATTAAATTTTCAGGTTTAAAAGGCTCAATTACTGTCTTCTCGATTTTCTTACGCGCTACTTTCCATTTCATCGTATTTATTACTTCTCTACTGACTTGCTTTTGATTTGCAGTCACTACATGAAGACTACTAAGAATTTAGAAAATGATTTCAGGCAAGAACATTTTTACTATATAACAAGAATCGTTAATGCCCTAGGATTCCTGCTGAAACAATAATATCATTCACTTTTTCATTCTTGAGGATAAAAGCGATTTGCCAGATACGGTATATGAGAAAGTTTTTTGTAATAGGAAAGAACACAGTATAAATATTCAATGTTTCTTTGCTCAAGAAATTCTCCTTGACTTATGATAGAGCAGACAAACAAATTTTCTTCTATTTTTATCTTCGCCATAGATTCTGGGCTTCCAATTGAAAAGCAGATTTACACTGTCAATTAAAGCAAAGTTAAACGAACTATGGTCTTCATCGTGAGATTCTATTTGCGACTTATATTAATTATTCACTCACCTTACGCAAGGTGAGCGACCAGCGTGCCCAGCGCTGAAGGTGGGGTTACACCTAACGGTGGGTTCGCTGCCGCGGGCTATTGATTCATTAGATTTATCTAATGTTCTTAATTTCATAAAATAATCCATAGCTTTACTTCTTTGCGTAACGTGAGTTATTCATTCAAAATATTTCTACAGGGTTCGGAAAGACTACTTTCATTCCTAAATAAACATTTTATTATTCTTCCCCCACCGGGAACGGTCCATTTACAAAAATTATTCACATCTTCTTTGCAAGCACCTTTTGTTTGATTTCGCATTTTTTCGGAATAAGCCTTAAGATTTGACTTACATCCTTCAGACAAATCATCATTATGCTCTAATAGACATTGAGTAACTTTTGCTTTTGGTTGCGTAATTTCTTTGCAAAATTTTTCATAGTCTGATTTACAATCAGGAAGAAAGGTATCGGCAGAGAGAGATACCAAAGACAAGGTAATAAATGCAATAAAAGATACAGGTTTGATAGGTTGAAACATTTTATTCATAAGATATTTTTATAAGCTCCCAAAGATTTTATAATACATTAATTTCTATACCCAAAATGAAACGATCATCATCCGGTGGGACACCCATTGAAAACTCATCGACCTTGTTTAGAATAAAATCAATGGATTCTTCTAGAGACATATCAGTATTACACGCTTCTGTAATTATATGGCAGAAATTTTTGTTTCCGAGAAGTTTTCCTTTCTCATTTTTAACTTCGATGAGGCCATCCGTGATAATATAAATTCGATCTCCAGGAAATAGTTCGACACTGAGTTCCGTGTAAGTAAGATTATTCATAAGTCCAAGAGGAGTTCCTTCTATCTCAAAAATTTTAGCGCATTTTTCTCGATGAGAATAAATAAATGGATAAGGGTGCCCGCCTCTAGAAAATGTAAAGGTTGTTGACTCAGAACTCGATGAGAGTAATCCATACAATGCAGTAAAATAATAATCTTCCGCTAAATAGTTATTAGCCTCTTTATTCAGATTTTCCAAATACTTACCCGGAAAAAGGCCATTTTTCTCTCGATTCTTATTAGCAAGAACATTGACCAAAGATGAAATCAGTGCAGCAGAGATTCCATGACCCACAACGTCTCCCACAAGGATACTCAAAAGTCCTCCATCTATTCTTTGAAGGGAAATGAAATCCCCGCCAACTGGGTTTAAAGGTAAATATTTATAAAAAATTCTATATTGATCAAACTTAGGAATTTCTGGCAAAGAAAATTCCTGAATCAATTTGCAGACTGTAAATCTTTTTTGTAGACATCAATCAAATCACGAATATTATTTTCAATCGCGTTACTCTTTGCAATTTCGATTCGTAATTCTTTATTGGACTTTTGCAATTCATGATTAATTTTATTAGCGATTTCTTGCGTTTGTCCCGCAATTCTAGCAAGGAATCCCAAAAATAAAGGGGCAGTATCTATGACCCAAAGCAGTGGACTTGAAACTTGAATGCTTAATACTGAATCGAATGAAATAAATCCAATTCTCAAGTATGTTTCAAATAATGTTGAGAAAATGGGAAATAGAAACCCAAACCCCAATCCAATGAACATAAATTTATTTGCTGTATTCATCTAATTATAATTAGCCACTCTTTTAATATTTATAATTCAGTCTTGAATCCATATACAACAAAATTCGATCCACACGGTGGTGTTGGAGGACAATAGACTCCATAGATTCCTGATCTGTGATGAATTCGTGCAAATACTTTTGATGATTCATTAAACCATGGTAATGTATAATCCAATTCAAACATTAAATAGTTAAGCCAAGGTCTCGACTGAATATCATCAAATACAATTCTACCGTTGTCATAGCCCTTACGTAAATTTTCCAATTTTGGATTTTCACTAGCAATAGACTGTCCTTCGCCTAACGCAAAACTAATTGGAGTGCCGAATAGTTTTGGAATCCGAGCAATTCCAACTACTACAGCTTCACCATGATTCATCGCTCCAGAATGCTTGGCTAAAATTCCTTCCACTTCAAACTCAAAGATAGAATACTTACGATTAACCTTTCGATTAATTCCTAAACCTGAAATGTAAGAAGGTTTGTATTTAAAATCCAAATTAAAAGAGATCGGAGCTAAATCTGAATTAACAAAAATTCCACCAAAGCCTAATACACTATATTTAGGTTTTAAAAAAGCTTCCTCTGCAGACAAAGTATAACTAATAATCAGAGAAATAAATAAACCTAGAAATTTCATAATTAGTTATTGAATTTAAAAAATAGGCAAATAAAAGAAAGCTGTTTTGCAAATGATTTGTATTTTCCTCAAAAAAAAAATTTGTATTAAAGCTGTAAGAGATTTTACTACCAATAAGAAGGCAAAATGCAATTCAATCAAAAGAATGGATTTATTTCAAGTTGGGTTTCAGAAGGTTCAGGTAAGAAAATTGTTTTTTTACCTGGTTGGGCGGAGCCTCATTCCGTTTGGCAAGAATCATGTCCTAAAAATCTATTCGGCTACGAAAAAATATTTATGAACCTCGGCGGACATTTTCCTTCTGAATTTCCAAAAGATAAAACCCATTTGCAGCTAGCGGAATTTTTAGATTCTCACTTCGATATATTGAATAAAATAGCGGCTAATGAAAAGTTAATCCTGATAGGTCATTCGACAGGAGCATTTGTAAACTGGCAGTATATGAATCATTTTCCCGATAAAGTGGAAAAAAATATTCTTGTAGGATCTTTTCTGGAAGGACCAATTGGTGGAATCGTGACTCTCATGGAAAATCTCAGACTTTGGAATCTGACTTTTCTCACTGATTTTGCATTGGGATTTTCTCAGGATTCAAAATCTACTTTTTACGATACAGCATTATCTGTTAACCCCGATAGAAAACAAGAATTCTTAAATCGAGCTGATGTAAAAGAATTCTTCCCAACTTTCTTTGAGCAATATAAGAAAATTAAACCTAAATCGCTGCGTATTGTGGTTGAAATTCTTGAATCCATTCGTCTTTCCGATATGAATTTACGAGAAGGACTTCCTTTATATTTCATTCACGGAGAAAAAGATCCTGTCATTTCCATTTCTCGCATAAAACAATTTTGTGAAAACTATAAAACAGCTAAGCTCATAGCTATAGCGGATACAGGTCATTCACCTCATTGGGAAAATCCCTCTTTGTTTTGGAGTTACGTGAGAGAAATTTTGGAAAGCAAATAATAAAAAGTCATTCTCTTTTCTTTACCATCCAAAATGTCCAGTAAATCATGTTTAAAAATATTCCCATGAAGATGGTTACGCCCCATGTTCTTGGATGATCAAAGGGATTAATCAGACGATCAGTAATATCATACAGTAAATTAAATGGCTCACCTATAATATCCCAACTATTCCAGCGCAAATATCTTCCTAGATAAATTCCAAAACTCCCGACAAATAAGAGGCTAACAGATATTATGCTAATCCATATTTGACTCAATGATTTAGTAAGTATTTTTTCAATATCCCATAGACTTAAAAAACCAAATACTAATCCAGTCCATGCAAAGGAAAGAATTAAAATCAAATCAAACCATTTCGGCATAGAGGATTTTAATCGAAGATGAAATAAATCTGTTAAGATATAAGGTGCATTCGGAAAGAACAAAAGCCAAACCGCTAAGAGGATAATGATTGTTACCTTGTATCTTTGAATGCTTGGTTTCAGGATTGTTATACTTGTCACTGCCCAGGGGATAAAGGCGAGAAACAAATTCCAATTTAGAAAAAGAAAAACTTTTGTATCCGTATATATAAATCTGAAGATTGAAAAGGAAAAACACAAAAGGGATATTGTTCCCA
Encoded here:
- the corA gene encoding magnesium/cobalt transporter CorA gives rise to the protein MTANQKQVSREVINTMKWKVARKKIEKTVIEPFKPENLMQALKNPDEVLMKSLRSLSEMTESITGINFKSYSKLKSEAKGKTEFTFIGEKKVEEVKLQLFTYNENTCTETAEITDYKLVDTNNLSNNHWLNLHGIHDVALIEAIADTLKLESLTVGQVVDTTQRPKMEDYDNYIFFSIKSILLDEFDRLDIEQLSFVLSKNYLVSFQEKVGDHFNYIRQRMRDSLGLVRKRECDFLLFQLLDAILDNYFETLDSINKEVALIEKQTLTNPKQSTLLLIEKNKKNVSKIKKSLAPFKEALTNILQDRTHFINVGNRKYFRDLTNSCSNAIEEANATYTALESLTNIYFSSLSQKMNETMKVLTTVATIFIPLTFIVGVYGMNFENMPELKWQYGYFVVWGIMITTLFGMIYYFKKQKWL
- a CDS encoding alpha/beta hydrolase, with the protein product MQFNQKNGFISSWVSEGSGKKIVFLPGWAEPHSVWQESCPKNLFGYEKIFMNLGGHFPSEFPKDKTHLQLAEFLDSHFDILNKIAANEKLILIGHSTGAFVNWQYMNHFPDKVEKNILVGSFLEGPIGGIVTLMENLRLWNLTFLTDFALGFSQDSKSTFYDTALSVNPDRKQEFLNRADVKEFFPTFFEQYKKIKPKSLRIVVEILESIRLSDMNLREGLPLYFIHGEKDPVISISRIKQFCENYKTAKLIAIADTGHSPHWENPSLFWSYVREILESK
- a CDS encoding DUF1361 domain-containing protein, coding for MIKLLKERNRFSETLFMGTISLLCFSFSIFRFIYTDTKVFLFLNWNLFLAFIPWAVTSITILKPSIQRYKVTIIILLAVWLLFFPNAPYILTDLFHLRLKSSMPKWFDLILILSFAWTGLVFGFLSLWDIEKILTKSLSQIWISIISVSLLFVGSFGIYLGRYLRWNSWDIIGEPFNLLYDITDRLINPFDHPRTWGVTIFMGIFLNMIYWTFWMVKKRE
- a CDS encoding adenylosuccinate lyase; this translates as MIDRYSNPEISKIWSLENKFEIWKDIEILACEARMNRGEIPEADFNEIKTKAKFKVDEILKLEETLQHDVIAFLTNLGSYIGPASRHVHHGLTSSDIGDTALCVQMKQAIEIIINRVETLLETVKEKAIQEKDSPCMGRSHGIHAEPMTLGLKFALFFAEMQRNLERLKQAHKEISVGKFSGAVGTYSNIDPAIEEFVCTKLGLAVDPITTQVITRDRHAFYLSILGLTASSLDRMATEIRLLQKTEGREVEEPFSKGQKGSSAMPHKRNPVICERISGIARVIRSNVNVGFQDMQLWHERDISHSSAERIVLPDSTIALDYILDKMNFVIKNLHIYPDASERVLGITRGLIFSQKLMLAMIERGGISREKAYEKVQSHAMAVWANQNETMKSRLLADSEVNQVLTAKVLDEICDIKPYLARIDVIYKRLGLV
- a CDS encoding serine/threonine-protein phosphatase, which translates into the protein MPEIPKFDQYRIFYKYLPLNPVGGDFISLQRIDGGLLSILVGDVVGHGISAALISSLVNVLANKNREKNGLFPGKYLENLNKEANNYLAEDYYFTALYGLLSSSSESTTFTFSRGGHPYPFIYSHREKCAKIFEIEGTPLGLMNNLTYTELSVELFPGDRIYIITDGLIEVKNEKGKLLGNKNFCHIITEACNTDMSLEESIDFILNKVDEFSMGVPPDDDRFILGIEINVL
- a CDS encoding WbuC family cupin fold metalloprotein, which produces MNEKVQLITEELFSSVSEKAKLSQRKRSNHNFHELTEVYQRFLNVLVKGTYVQPHKHENPPKPETFIALKGKLGFLIFDETGSITGKYLLSDDGPIRGIDIQPGVWHSLVTLSDVCVCFEGKSGPYDPKEDKFFATWAPTEADDARFATIEKWEKLFL